A stretch of the Carassius carassius chromosome 50, fCarCar2.1, whole genome shotgun sequence genome encodes the following:
- the LOC132133763 gene encoding CCR4-NOT transcription complex subunit 1 isoform X4: MNLDSLSLALSQISYLVDNLTKKNYRASQQEIQHIVNRHGPEADRHLLRCLFSHVDFSGDGKSSGKDFHQTQFLIQECVSLITKPNFISTLCYAIDNPLHYQKSLKPSPHLVTQLSKVLKLSKVQEVIFGLALLNSSNADLRGFAAQFVKQKLPDLLRSYVDADLGGNQEGGFQDIAIEVLHLLLSHLLFGQKGSSGVGQEQIGAFLKTLCRDFPQERCPVVLAPLLYPDKRDILMDRILPDSGELNKTMMESSLADFMQEVGYGFCASPDECRNIILQYGVREVTASQVARVLGMMARTHSGLSDGIGLQSISNPVGGGIWSDGKDKSDCSQAHTWNVEVLIDAVKELNPNLNFKEVTYELDHQGFLIRDSKGLQIVVCGIQRGLGMEVFPVDLIYRPWKHAEGQLSFIQHSLMSPEVFCFADYPCHTVAIDILKAPPEDDNREIATWKSLDLVESLLRLSEVGHYEQVKQLFSFPIKHCPDMLVLALLQISTSWHTLRHELISTLMPIFLGNHPNSAIILHYAWHGQGQSPSIRQLIMHSMAEWYMRGEQYDQAKLSRILDVAQDLKSLSMLLNGTPFAFVIDLAALASRREYLKLDKWLTDKIREHGEPFIQACVTFLKRRCPSIMGGLAPEKDQPKSAQLPPETLATMLACLQSCAGSVSQELSETILAMVANCSNVMNKARQPPPGVLPKGRAPSTSSLDAISPVQMDPLSAMGSLSLGVSSTSHTPSMQGFPSLQGSAFSNPQSPAKAFSNLPNPNPSTAFPGINPLSSQLPGSLSTSLTGIGSGLGMPAVSSDPFGTRKMSTPGLNPPTFQQTDLSQVWPEANQHFSKEIDDEANSYFQRIYNHPPHPTMSVDEVLEMLQRFKDSNIKREREVFNCMLRNLFEEYRFFPQYPDKELHITACLFGGIIEKGLVTYMALGLALRYVLEALRKPFGSKMYYFGIAALDRFKNRLKDYPQYCQHLASIAHFLQFPHHLQEYIEYGQQSRDPPVKMQGSITTPGSLALAQAQAQSQTPKAPQPGQAITLVTTATTTTTAAKTTTITRPTAVGPKKDVPPSINTTNIDTLLVATDQTERIVEPPENVQEKIAFIFNNLSQSNMTQKVEELKETVKEEFMPWVSQYLVMKRVSIEPNFHSLYSNFLDTLKNPEFVKMVLNETYRNIKVLLTSDKAAANFSDRSLLKNLGHWLGMITLAKNKPILYTDLELKSLLLEAYVKGQQELLYVVPFVAKVLESSLRSVIFRPQNPWTMGIMNVLAELHQEHDLKLNLKFEIEVLCKNLSLDISDLKPGNLLRDKDKLKNLEEQLSAPKKETKPPEEMLPIITTDSVPFTVAPSTPATTTTCTATGPPTPQFSYHDINVYALAGLAPHINININIPLLQAHPQLKQCVRPAIERAVQELVHPVVDRSIKIAMTTCEQIVRKDFALDSEESHMRVAAHHMMRNLTAGMAMITCREPLLMSIATNLKNSFAAALRAPTPQQREMMEEAAARIAQDNCELACCFIQKTAVEKAGPEMDKRLATEFELRKHARQEGRRYCDPMVLTYQAERMPEQIRLKVGGVDPKQLAVYEEFARNVPGFLPSNDLSQPTGFLAQPMKQQAWPTDDVAHIYDKCISDLEQHLHAIPPALAMNPQTQAIRSLLEAVVLARNSRDGIAALGLLQKAVEGLLDATSGADTDLLLSYRECHLLVLKALQDGRAYGPQWCNKQITRCLIECRDEYKYNVEAVELLIRNHLVNMQQYDLHLAQSMENGINYMAVAFAMQLVKILLVDERSGSHITEADLFHTIETLMRTNAHSRANAPEGLPQLMDVVRSNYEAMIDRHHGGPNFMMHSGISQASEYDDPPGLREKAEYLLREWVNLYHSAAAGRDSTKAFSAFVGQMHQQGILKTDDLITRFFRLCTEMCVEISYRAQAEQQLPTTSPAIIRAKCYHNLDAFVRLIALLVKHSGEATNTVTKINLLNKVLGIVVGVLIQDHDVRQTEFQQLPYHRIFIMLLLELNAPEHVLETINFQTLTAFCNTFHILRPTKAPGFVYAWLELISHRIFIARMLAHTPQQKGWPMYAQLLIDLFKYLAPFLRNVELNKPMQILYKGTLRVLLVLLHDFPEFLCDYHYGFCDVIPPNCIQLRNLILSAFPRNMRLPDPFTPNLKVDMLSEINIAPRILTNFTGVMPSQFKKDLDSYLKTRSPVTFLSELRSNLQVSNEPGNRYNIQLINALVLYVGTQAIAHIHNKGSTPSMSTITHSAHMDIFQNLAVDLDTEGRYLFLNAIANQLRYPNSHTHYFSCTMLYLFAEANAEAIQEQITRVLLERLIVNRPHPWGLLITFIELIKNPAFKFWSHDFVHCAPEIEKLFQSVAQCCMGQKQAQQVMEGTGAS; encoded by the exons ATGAATCTTGACTCGCTCTCGCTGGCTTTGTCTCAAATCAGCTACCTGGTGGACAATTTAACTAAGAAAAACTACAGAGCCAGCCAGCAGGAAATACAACAT ATTGTGAATCGTCACGGCCCTGAGGCAGACCGGCATTTATTACGCTGTCTCTTTTCCCATGTGGATTTCAGTGGCGATGGTAAAAGCAGTGGCAAAGATTTCCACCAG ACACAATTTCTGATCCAGGAGTGTGTGTCTCTTATTACGAAACCAAATTTTATTTCAACGCTTTGCTACGCCATTGACAATCCCCTCCACTATCAGAAG AGTTTGAAACCTTCACCTCATTTAGTTACTCAGCTGAGTAAAGTTCTCAAGCTAAGCAAGGTCCAGGAG GTGATTTTTGGCCTTGCTCTGCTGAACTCCAGCAACGCAGACCTTCGAGGGTTTG CTGCTCAATTTGTGAAGCAGAAGCTTCCTGATCTCCTCCGCTCGTACGTGGACGCAGACCTCGGAGGGAATCAGGAAGGTGGCTTCCAGGACATTGCCATAGAGGTTCTGCATCTGCTGCTTTCCCATCTTCTGTTCGGTCAGAAGGGCTCGAGCGGAGTCGGACAAGAGCAGATTGGCGCGTTCCTCAAAACACTGTGCAGAG ATTTCCCGCAGGAGCGCTGTCCTGTGGTGCTTGCACCACTGTTGTACCCTGACAAACGGGACATTCTCATGGACAGGATCCTGCCAGACTCTGGAGAATTAAATAAAACCATGATGGAGAGTTCACTTGCTGACTTCATGCAAGAAGTTGGCTATGGCTTTTGTGCAAG TCCTGATGAATGCAGGAACATAATCCTGCAGTATGGCGTGCGAGAGGTGACCGCCAGTCAGGTGGCCAGAGTGTTGGGCATGATGGCCCGGACTCACTCGGGGCTATCCGATGGCATCGGCCTACAA TCCATCTCAAATCCAGTGGGCGGTGGGATCTGGAGTGATGGGAAGGACAAGAGTGACTGCTCTCAGGCTCACACCTGGAATGTTGAAGTTCTAATTGATGCGGTCAAAGAACTG AACCCCAATCTGAATTTCAAAGAGGTGACCTATGAGCTGGACCACCAAGGCTTCCTAATCCGGGACAGTAAGGGGCTTCAGATAGTGGTCTGTGGGATCCAGAGGGGTCTGGGAATGGAGGTGTTCCCGGTGGATCTCATCTACAGACCATGGAAGCATGCAGAAGGACAG CTGTCTTTCATTCAGCACTCGCTGATGAGTCCTGAAGTGTTCTGCTTTGCTGACTATCCCTGTCATACTGTTGCCATTGACATTCTGAAGGCCCCACCTGAGGATGACAACAGAGAAATAGCCACATG GAAGAGCTTGGACCTAGTGGAGAGCCTCTTGCGCCTCTCTGAAGTTGGGCATTACGAACAGGTGAAGCAGCTCTTCAGCTTCCCCATCAAGCACTGCCCGGATATGCTAGTGCTGGCACTTCTGCAGATCAGCACCTCCTGGCACACCCTGCGTCATGAACTCATCTCTACCCTCATGCCCATCTTCCTGGGTAACCACCCCAACTCTGCCATCATCTTGCACTATGCCTGGCATGGACAG GGCCAGTCGCCCTCCATCCGCCAGTTGATCATGCACTCTATGGCCGAGTGGTACATGAGAGGAGAGCAATACGACCAGGCCAAGCTATCTCGCATCCTGGATGTGGCTCAGGACTTGAAG tctCTATCGATGCTGCTGAATGGTACTCCATTTGCCTTTGTTATTGACCTTGCTGCACTTGCCTCTCGCCGTGAATACCTCAAACTTGACAAATGGCTCACTGACAAAATACGAGAGCATGGG GAACCATTTATCCAGGCATGCGTCACGTTCCTGAAGAGACGATGTCCCTCTATCATGGGTGGTTTGGCCCCAGAGAAAGACCAGCCAAAAAGTGCTCAACTTCCTCCAGAAACACTGGCTACCATGCTAGCATGTCTGCAGTCTTGTGCTGG GAGTGTGTCTCAAGAGCTGTCAGAGACAATCTTGGCTATGGTGGCCAACTGTAGCAATGTGATGAACAAGGCCCGGCAGCCGCCACCAGGAGTCTTACCAAAGGGACGAGCTCCCAGCACCAGCAGCTTAGATGCTATTTCACCTGTGCAG ATGGACCCTCTCTCTGCGATGGGCTCTTTGAGTCTAGGTGTCTCGTCCACCTCCCACACCCCGAGCATGCAAGGATTCCCCAGCCTGCAGGGCTCTGCCTTCAGTAACCCCCAGTCTCCAGCCAAAGCCTTCTCAAACCTGCCCAACCCAAACCCCAGCACAGCCTTCCCAGGAATTAACCCCCTCTCTTCTCAACTCCCAG GTTCTCTGAGCACAAGCTTGACTGGGATTGGCTCAGGTTTGGGCATGCCCGCCGTCAGCAGCGACCCTTTCGGCACTAGGAAGATGAGTACACCGGGGCTGAACCCACCCACCTTCCAGCAGA CTGACCTCTCTCAGGTGTGGCCCGAGGCAAACCAGCACTTTAGTAAGGAGATAGACGATGAGGCAAATAGCTACTTCCAGCGCATCTACAACCATCCGCCACACCCCACAATGTCTGTGGATGAG GTGCTGGAAATGCTGCAGAGATTTAAGGACTCAAACATCAAGCGAGAACGGGAAGTTTTTAACTGCATGCTGAGGAATCTGTTCGAGGAGTACCGTTTCTTCCCTCAGTATCCAGATAAAGAACTGCACATCACTGCTTGCCTCTTCGGGGGGATCATTGAGAAGGGCCTGGTCACGTACATGGCGCTGGGCTTGGCTTTACGATATGTCCTGGAAGCCTTACGCAAACCTTTCGGATCAAAGATGTATTACTTTGGGATCGCTGCACTAGATAGATTTAAAAATAG ACTGAAGGACTATCCCCAGTACTGTCAGCACTTGGCATCAATAGCCCATTTCCTGCAGTTTCCGCACCATTTACAAGAG TATATAGAGTATGGCCAGCAGTCCAGAGACCCTCCTGTGAAGATGCAAGGCTCCATTACTACACCTGGCAGCCTGGCCTTAGCCCAGGCTCAAGCTCAGTCTCAGACCCCCAAAGCCCCACAACCTGGCCAGGCTATCACCTTAGTGACCACAGCCACAACAACCACCACCGCTGCCAAAACCACAACCATCACTAGACCTACAGCTGTTGGACCGAAGAAAGATGTGCCA CCTTCAATCAACACCACAAACATTGACACCTTGTTAGTGGCTACAGACCAGACTGAAAGGATCGTTGAGCCCCCAGAGAATGTTCAGGAGAAGATTGCGTTCATCTTCAACAACTTGTCCCAATCAAACATGACACAAAAG GTGGAGGAGCTGAAAGAGACTGTGAAAGAAGAATTCATGCCCTGGGTCTCTCAGTACCTGGTTATGAAGCGTGTCAGCATTGAGCCTAACTTCCACAGCCTGTATTCCAATTTCTTGGACACGCTGAAAAACCCAGAGTTTGTCAAGATGGTTCTCAATGAGACCTACAGAAACATCAAG GTCCTTCTTACCTCTGATAAGGCAGCTGCTAACTTCTCAGACCGATCCCTGCTGAAGAATTTGGGTCACTGGCTTGGAATGATCACCCTAGCTAAAAACAAACCCATCCTGTACACA GACCTGGAGCTGAAATCTCTCTTGCTAGAGGCTTATGTGAAAGGCCAACAGGAGTTACTGTACGTTGTCCCCTTTGTGGCCAAAGTCTTGGAATCAAGTCTGCGGAGTGTG ATCTTTAGACCGCAGAACCCTTGGACCATGGGCATCATGAATGTACTGGCTGAGCTTCACCAGGAACATGACTTAAAG CTTAACCTCAAGTTTGAGATTGAGGTGCTCTGCAAGAATCTGTCTTTGGACATCAGTGACCTGAAACCAGGAAACCTTCTGAGAGACAAAGACAAGCTGAAGAACTTGGAGGAGCAGCTATCTGCACCAAAGAAGGAGACCAAGCCTCCTGAAGAGATGCTTCCTATAATTACAACAG ATTCTGTTCCTTTTACAGTTGCTCCCTCAACTCCGGCCACCACCACGACCTGTACGGCCACTGGGCCGCCCACACCACAGTTCAGCTATCATGACATAAATGTGTATGCCCTGGCTGGCCTTGCCCCACACATCAACATCAATATTAAC ATCCCACTACTGCAGGCCCACCCTCAGCTGAAACAGTGTGTAAGACCAGCAATTGAGCGTGCTGTACAGGAACTGGTGCACCCAGTGGTGGATCGATCCATCAAGATCGCTATGACCACCTGTGAGCAAATAGTCAGGAAGGACTTTGCACTTGACTCTGAGGAGTCTCACATGCGTGTGGCAGCCCACCACATGATGCGTAACCTGACTGCTGGCATGGCCATGATCACCTGCAGAGAGCCGCTGCTCATGAGCATCGCCACCAACCTGAAGAACAGCTTTGCTGCAGCTCTTAGG GCTCCCACACCCCAGCAGAGAGAGATGATGGAAGAGGCGGCTGCTCGCATCGCACAAGACAACTGTGAGCTTGCTTGTTGCTTCATCCAGAAGACAGCAGTGGAGAAAGCTGGACCTGAGATGGACAAGAGACTAGCAACT GAATTCGAGCTGAGGAAGCATGCTCGCCAAGAAGGCCGTCGCTACTGTGATCCCATGGTGCTCACCTATCAGGCTGAGCGCATGCCAGAGCAGATCAGACTCAAG GTCGGTGGAGTAGATCCTAAACAGCTGGCTGTTTATGAGGAGTTCGCCCGAAATGTTCCAGGCTTCCTACCCAGTAACGACCTGTCTCAGCCAACTGGTTTCCTTGCCCAACCAATGAAG CAACAGGCATGGCCCACTGACGATGTGGCTCACATCTACGATAAGTGCATTTCAGACCTGGAGCAGCACCTGCATGCAATTCCACCTGCGCTGGCTATGAACCCACAGACCCAAGCCATACGCAGCCTTTTGGAGGCAGTTGTCTTGGCTAGGAACTCCCGTGATGGCATCGCTGCCCTGGGCCTTTTGCAGAAG GCTGTGGAGGGTCTGCTTGATGCCACCAGTGGTGCTGATACTGATCTGCTGCTGAGCTACAGGGAGTGCCATCTGCTGGTGCTGAAAGCCCTACAGGATGGTCGTGCCTACGGCCCACAGTGGTGCAACAAACAAATCACCAG ATGCCTGATTGAGTGCAGAGATGAATACAAGTACAACGTTGAGGCCGTGGAGCTCCTCATCAGAAACCACTTGGTCAACATGCAGCAGTATGACTTACACCTGGCTCAG TCCATGGAGAACGGGATCAACTACATGGCCGTGGCATTTGCCATGCAGCTGGTGAAGATCCTGCTGGTTGACGAACGCAGTGGGAGTCACATCACTGAAGCAGATCTCTTCCACACCATTGAGACGCTGATGAGGACCAATGCTCACTCCAGAGCCAATGCTCCAGAAGG TTTGCCCCAGCTGATGGATGTTGTCCGCTCCAACTACGAGGCCATGATCGATCGTCACCATGGTGGGCCGAACTTCATGATGCACTCTGGGATTTCTCAAGCCTCTGAATACGATGACCCACCAGGCCTTAGAGAGAAGGCAGAGTATCTGCTTCGAGAATGGGTCAACTTGTACCATTCGGCAGCTGCAGGAAGAGACAGCACAAAGGCTTTCTCTGCATTTGTTGGCCAG ATGCACCAGCAGGGCATCCTGAAGACCGATGACCTGATCACTCGCTTCTTCCGACTGTGCACCGAAATGTGCGTGGAGATCAGTTACCGTGCTCAAGCTGAACAGCAGCTTCCAACCACCAGCCCCGCTATTATCAGGGCCAAGTGCTACCATAACCTGGATGCTTTTGTTCGGCTCATTGCGCTTCTTGTCAAACACTCCGGAGAGGCCACCAACACAGTCACTAAAATCAACCTGCTCAACAAG GTTCTCGGCATTGTGGTGGGTGTACTGATCCAGGATCACGATGTGAGGCAGACAGAGTTCCAGCAGCTTCCGTACCACAGAATCTTCATCATGCTCCTGCTGGAGCTTAACGCACCAGAGCATGTGCTGGAGACCATCAACTTTCAGACACTCACTGCTTTCTG CAATACCTTCCACATCCTGAGGCCAACTAAAGCACCTGGTTTTGTCTATGCTTGGCTGGAGCTCATCTCGCACCGTATCTTCATTGCCAGGATGCTTGCACATACCCCACAACAGAAG GGTTGGCCAATGTATGCCCAGCTGCTGATAGACTTGTTTAAATATCTTGCACCCTTCCTAAGGAATGTTGAACTCAACAAACCTATGCAAATTCTCTACAAG GGAACACTTCGTGTGCTGCTTGTCCTGCTTCATGACTTTCCCGAATTCCTGTGCGACTACCATTATGGCTTCTGCGACGTCATCCCGCCTAACTGCATCCAGCTGAGGAACCTGATCCTGAGTGCCTTCCCCCGCAACATGAGGCTTCCAGACCCCTTCACCCCTAATCTGAAG GTGGATATGCTGAGTGAGATCAACATTGCTCCCCGCATCCTCACAAACTTCACCGGTGTGATGCCGTCCCAGTTTAAGAAGGATCTTGACTCTTACCTCAAGACCCGTTCTCCAGTCACTTTTCTTTCTGAGCTG